A stretch of the Argentina anserina chromosome 6, drPotAnse1.1, whole genome shotgun sequence genome encodes the following:
- the LOC126800766 gene encoding bifunctional 3-dehydroquinate dehydratase/shikimate dehydrogenase, chloroplastic-like, producing the protein MTLSGVPLATSDLQISYGTGRNSTLICAPVMGESVDQMLRQLQQAKELGADLVEIRVDYIKNFSPRQDLETLIKRSPLPTLVTYRPKWEGGQYEGDEKKRQEALILAMELGADYIDVELKVANDFYSSIQGKKPEKVKIIVSSHNYESTPSAEEIGNLVATIQATGADIVKIATTALDITDNASIFQVLVRSQVPMVGLVMGEKGLISRVLSAKYGSFITFGTLEAGVVSAPGQPTVTDLLELYNFRQIGADTKVHGVIGNPIGHSKSPHLYNAAFKANNFNGIYLPLLVDSVANFINTYNSPDWVGYSYTIPHKEAGFKCCDEIDPNALAIGAISCMIRNPADGKLKGYNVDYLGAIAAIEEGLRGLGLSGSSNGSGSPLAGRLFVVMGAGGAGKALAYGGKQKGARVVVANRSFDKAKILADKVGGEAITLAELANFKPEAGMVLANTTSVGMKPRTDQTPIPKEALKNYCLVFDAIYTPKWTRLLTEAQESGAAVVFGTEMFLNQAFVQVEKFSGIPADKQLIRDTLARYT; encoded by the exons ATGACTCTCAGCGGTGTTCCG TTGGCTACTTCGGATCTTCAAATCAGCTATGGAACTGGAAGAAATTCAACACTAATCTGTGCACCAGTAATGGGGGAATCAGTTGATCAGATGCTGCGTCAACTGCAGCAGGCAAAGGAACTTGGTGCTGACCTCGTTGAGATTCGGGTGGACTACATCAAGAATTTCAGTCCAAGACAAGATCTTGAAACATTGATTAAGCGCAGCCCTTTGCCAACACTCGTCACTTACAG GCCAAAATGGGAAGGTGGTCAGTATGAAGGTGATGAAAAGAAGCGTCAAGAGGCACTCATTTTAGCCATGGAATTGGGAGCAGATTATATTGATGTTGAACTGAAG GTAGCAAATGACTTTTACAGTTCTATTCAAGGGAAGAAGCCAGAAAAGGTCAAAATCATAGTTTCTTCCCACAACTATGAGTCCACTCCATCTGCTGAGGAAATTGGCAATCTTGTTGCAACTATTCAAGCAACCGGCGCTGACATAGTCAAGATCGCAACAACTGCCTTGGACATTACGGACAATGCAAGTATATTTCAAGTGCTAGTGCGTTCTCAA GTCCCAATGGTAGGACTTGTGATGGGTGAGAAAGGGTTGATCTCTCGTGTACTTAGTGCAAAATATGGGTCATTTATCACATTTGGTACACTAGAAGCGGGTGTGGTATCAGCTCCTGGCCAACCAACTGTAACAGATCTATTGGAGTTATACAATTTTAGGCAGATTGGAGCTGATACCAAAGTACATGGTGTGATAGGAAATCCTATTGGTCACAGCAAAAGTCCTCATCTGTACAATGCAGCATTTAAAGCAAATAACTTCAATGGAATTTATTTGCCATTGTTGGTTGATAGCGTTGCAAACTTTATCAACACCTACAACTCCCCTGATTGGGTTGGATACAG TTACACAATTCCTCACAAAGAAGCTGGATTCAAATGTTGTGATGAGATTGATCCAAATGCCCTG GCAATAGGAGCTATTAGTTGCATGATCAGGAACCCAGCTGATGGGAAGTTAAAGGGATACAATGTTGATTATCTTGGAGCAATTGCAGCCATTGAGGAAGGACTTCGag GATTAGGATTGAGTGGTTCAAGTAATGGATCTGGTTCCCCATTAGCTGGTAGGTTATTTGTGGTCATGGGAGCTGGTGGTGCCGGAAAGGCACTTGCATATGGTGGAAAACAAAAGGGAGCAAGAGTTGTCGTTGCCAATCGCTCATTTG ACAAAGCCAAGATACTGGCGGACAAAGTTGGAGGAGAAGCCATTACTCTTGCTGAGTTGGCAAACTTCAAACCAGAGGCTGGTATGGTTCTTGCAAATACCACATCTGTTGGAATGAAACCAAGAACTGATCAAACACCCATCCCAAAG GAAGCTCTGAAAAactactgtttggtatttgaTGCCATTTATACACCTAAATGGACCAGACTCTTGACTGAAGCACAAGAGTCTGGGGCAGCCGTGGTTTTTGGGACAGAAATGTTTCTTAATCAAGCATTTGTACAGGTTGAAAAATTTTCTGGTATACCTG CTGATAAGCAACTGATCAGGGATACATTGGCAAGATACACATAA
- the LOC126798053 gene encoding uncharacterized protein LOC126798053, giving the protein MDCNKEEAIRAMQLSEEKLQNKDFAGAKKMAQTAQRLFPELQNISQLLTACEVHCSAENKIGGSEMDWYGVLQIQQFDNDESVKKQFRKLALLLHPDKNKFVGAEAAFKLIVEANSVLADQGTRFKYDKKYRKALAKASKTVSCSVPRYHKGKATLYPESKAGMAADAGPSNTVKKDIKHGNGVSKQGIESSRFDPRSKDLGPSRNMNKKRGRSSSFESTQSSKRGKRATADSEVNGCDHLRKSSGSKQNPSSSEKLNHYGGLVNPPKGLRQTGSSSFQGKKSKNAAKNCRILKNDRPTDSGTNSVVASPPKVIKVPDPEFNKFSPVKKSITVNQTWALYDEVDGMPRFYAHIKKVYSSGFKVKITWLIPHPGNKGEEAWVKKDLPVACGKFKLGLTEDITDLLMFSHQMHCTKGSAKAPFLVYPRKGETWALFKNWNIGWSSDPAKHKPFDFEFVEILSDFSKSIGTEVVYVAKVKGFLSMFKRNKQRGVVSFQIPPHELYRFSHRIPSFKMSGGEKRGVPKDSFEFDPASLPSD; this is encoded by the coding sequence ATGGACTGCAACAAAGAGGAGGCAATCAGGGCAATGCAGCTGTCAGAAGAAAAGTTGCAGAATAAGGATTTTGCAGGAGCAAAGAAGATGGCACAAACAGCTCAGCGCCTCTTCCCTGAGCTTCAGAACATTTCTCAGTTACTAACAGCCTGTGAGGTTCACTGTTCAGCTGAAAACAAGATAGGTGGATCTGAAATGGACTGGTATGGGGTTCTTCAGATTCAGCAATTTGATAATGATGAAAGCGTAAAGAAGCAATTCAGAAAACTAGCTCTATTACTTCATCCTGATAAGAATAAATTTGTTGGTGCTGAGGCTGCTTTTAAGCTGATAGTGGAAGCAAATAGTGTGCTGGCGGACCAAGGAACTCGTTTTAAGTATGACAAGAAGTATAGAAAAGCTCTAGCCAAAGCAAGTAAAACTGTAAGCTGTTCTGTACCCAGATATCACAAAGGAAAGGCAACCTTGTATCCGGAATCAAAAGCAGGAATGGCTGCTGATGCTGGGCCTTCTAACACTGTAAAGAAAGATATTAAGCATGGAAATGGAGTAAGTAAGCAAGGAATTGAGTCTTCCAGGTTTGATCCGAGGTCTAAAGATTTAGGACCTTCCagaaatatgaataaaaaaagaggaaggAGTTCAAGTTTCGAATCCACTCAAAGTTCTAAGAGAGGAAAGAGAGCTACAGCTGATTCTGAAGTGAACGGATGTGATCACCTTAGGAAATCTTCAGGGAGCAAGCAGAATCCTTCGTCCAGTGAAAAGCTAAATCATTATGGTGGTCTTGTGAACCCTCCAAAAGGTCTGAGGCAGACCGGGTCATCCAGTTTTCAAGGAAAGAAGTCGAAGAATGCAGCTAAGAACTGTCGAATACTTAAAAATGATAGGCCAACTGATTCTGGAACCAATTCAGTAGTTGCATCCCCACCAAAGGTCATTAAGGTTCCTGATCCTGAATTCAATAAGTTTAGCCCTGTTAAAAAAAGCATAACTGTTAATCAAACATGGGCGCTTTATGATGAGGTAGATGGCATGCCAAGGTTCTATGCTCATATCAAGAAAGTGTACTCTTCAGGATTTAAGGTGAAAATCACCTGGCTCATTCCCCACCCAGGTAACAAAGGTGAGGAGGCTTGGGTTAAAAAGGACTTGCCAGTTGCTTGTGGTAAGTTCAAACTTGGGCTCACTGAAGACATCACAGATCTTCTAATGTTCTCTCATCAGATGCATTGCACCAAAGGCAGTGCCAAAGCACCTTTCCTGGTATACCCTAGGAAGGGTGAAACTTGGGCCCTGTTCAAGAATTGGAACATTGGATGGAGCTCTGACCCTGCAAAGCACAAGCCATTCGACTTTGAATTTGTGGAAATCCTGTCAGATTTTTCAAAATCTATTGGCACTGAAGTAGTTTATGTAGCCAAAGTCAAAGGCtttttgagcatgtttaaGCGAAACAAGCAGCGTGGTGTCGTTTCCTTTCAAATACCACCTCATGAGCTTTACAGATTCTCGCATCGAATTCCCTCTTTCAAGATGTCTGGTGGCGAAAAGCGTGGTGTTCCGAAAGATTCCTTTGAGTTTGATCCGGCCTCTCTGCCCAGTGATTAA
- the LOC126798241 gene encoding uncharacterized protein LOC126798241 — protein sequence MECNKDEAVRAMQLAQKKIQNKDFKGAKEMAMKAQRLYPQLDNISQLITVCEVLLLAERKIGGSEMDWYGILQSQQSDDVEIIKEKRKKLTLVLHPDKNRFDGADAAFKLVMEAWKVLSDKGSRSKYDIKCSTLLGTGTSSFGYFGPKYSSAASSVPQSRYTSVNLQQPVNIQQPVQPETIRIACPSCKRTYDYDFANRLIFCQRCLGIFDASDLGSQSNGGTGNPSSTTLHNRNATSKVARAAEVGGASKTVKRDIENGVGIEKQGVERSESSPLKSKDSRKLRNTHRKRGETSTRDSGDYPRTGKGAKADSEVVVQEKVSNPSEARENHTRRSSRNVHSVSFCETLDDDGDNACDVNVNGDANEGSSKMRENSLSTATKRKRINGSAGDGVYRPTVLALFAMDGYEKLVKQRVRRRKSFPSESGWVEESSMADGNGSKSMADDNFSKSMADDNCSKSMLDGNCSKSMLDGNCSKSMLDGNGSKSIADANGSKPMTSMRKINEVPQPEFHKFALSEAELLKTFKANQTWVLYDPADGMPRRYACIRKVLRPGFKVKITWLQADPDDQGEVDWCKKFPVACGKFGFALTEEVTDHTMFSHEYIHSIKGKDKSSFRIYPRKGETWALYQDWDLGWSSEPEKHSQYKFDFVELLSDFSERGGAEVSYLGKVRGFHSLFQPAEQHGAVRFQVLPNELYRFSHQIPSRTMTGCEGYGVPEGSFEFDPASLPASLFDRRSIVTVAKPSSFIPSGRARPATKQVKKDPERGEDKKGNLNGEPIVID from the coding sequence ATGGAGTGCAACAAAGACGAGGCAGTTAGGGCAATGCAACTTGCACAGAAAAAGATCCAAAATAAAGACTTTAAAGGAGCAAAGGAGATGGCAATGAAGGCTCAACGACTCTATCCTCAGCTTGACAACATTTCtcaattaataacagtatgtgaAGTTCTCCTTTTAGCAGAAAGGAAGATAGGGGGATCAGAAATGGACTGGTATGGCATTCTTCAAAGCCAGCAATCTGATGATGTTGAAATCATCaaggaaaaaaggaaaaaacttACTCTGGTACTTCATCCTGATAAGAATAGGTTTGATGGGGCAGATGCTGCTTTTAAGTTGGTAATGGAAGCATGGAAGGTGCTAAGTGACAAAGGAAGTCGTTCTAAATATGACATCAAGTGTAGCACTTTACTGGGTACTGGTACCAGTTCATTCGGCTACTTTGGCCCCAAATATTCCAGTGCTGCAAGTAGCGTTCCTCAATCACGGTACACTAGTGTGAATCTACAACAGCCGGTGAATATACAACAACCAGTGCAACCAGAAACAATCAGGATAGCTTGCCCCTCTTGTAAAAGAACGTACGATTATGACTTTGCAAATCGACTCATATTTTGTCAAAGATGCCTAGGAATTTTTGATGCATCTGATTTGGGTTCACAAAGTAATGGAGGGACTGGAAACCCGTCTTCAACAACATTGCACAATAGAAATGCAACATCAAAGGTGGCAAGGGCTGCTGAAGTGGGTGGAGCTTCTAAGACTGTAAAGAGAGATATTGAAAATGGAGTTGGAATAGAGAAGCAAGGGGTTGAAAGGTCTGAGTCCAGTCCACTGAAGTCGAAGGATTCAAGAAAGTTGAGAAATACACATAGAAAAAGAGGAGAGACTTCTACTCGTGATTCTGGTGATTATCCCAGGACTGGAAAAGGAGCCAAAGCTGATTCTGAAGTTGTTGTTCAAGAAAAGGTTAGTAATCCATCTGAAGCCAGGGAGAATCACACCAGGAGATCTTCAAGGAATGTGCACAGTGTTTCTTTCTGTGAAACtttagatgatgatggtgataaTGCCTGCGATGTCAATGTGAATGGCGATGCTAATGAAGGTTCTTCGAAAATGAGGGAAAACTCATTGTCCACTGCTACTAAAAGGAAGAGGATTAATGGATCTGCGGGTGATGGAGTGTATAGGCCAACTGTTTTGGCCCTTTTTGCCATGGATGGGTACGAAAAATTAGTAAAACAAAGAGTGAGACGCAGAAAGAGCTTCCCTAGTGAAAGTGGTTGGGTAGAGGAATCATCCATGGCAGATGGCAATGGCAGCAAGTCCATGGCAGATGATAATTTCAGCAAGTCCATGGCAGATGATAATTGCAGCAAGTCCATGCTAGATGGTAATTGCAGCAAGTCCATGCTAGATGGTAATTGCAGCAAGTCCATGCTAGATGGTAATGGCAGCAAGTCCATCGCAGATGCTAATGGCAGCAAGCCCATGACATCCATGCGAAAGATCAATGAGGTTCCTCAACCTGAGTTCCATAAGTTTGCGCTCAGTGAAGCTGAGTTACTGAAGACTTTTAAAGCCAATCAAACATGGGTTCTCTATGATCCAGCAGATGGCATGCCAAGACGCTATGCATGTATCAGGAAAGTATTAAGACCTGGGTTTAAGGTAAAAATCACCTGGCTGCAGGCTGATCCGGATGACCAAGGTGAGGTTGATTGGTGCAAAAAGTTTCCAGTTGCATGTGGTAAGTTTGGATTTGCGCTCACTGAAGAAGTTACGGATCATACAATGTTTTCTCACGAGTATATACACTCCATAAAAGGCAAGGATAAAAGCTCTTTTCGGATATATCCTAGGAAGGGAGAAACCTGGGCCCTCTACCAGGACTGGGATTTGGGGTGGAGTTCTGAGCCTGAAAAGCATTCACAATACAAGTTTGATTTCGTAGAACTCTTGTCAGATTTTTCTGAAAGGGGTGGTGCTGAAGTTTCTTATTTAGGCAAAGTAAGAGGATTTCACAGTTTGTTTCAGCCAGCTGAGCAGCACGGAGCTGTCAGGTTTCAAGTGTTACCGAATGAGCTGTATCGATTTTCTCATCAAATACCCTCTCGGACGATGACTGGTTGTGAAGGATATGGTGTTCCTGAAGGTTCTTTCGAGTTCGATCCTGCTTCTTTGCCTGCCAGTCTTTTTGATCGGAGAAGCATTGTCACCGTAGCCAAACCTTCTAGCTTCATACCTTCTGGTAGAGCTCGCCCTGCCACGAAACAAGTGAAGAAAGATCCTGAAAGAGGggaggacaagaagggaaacCTCAATGGTGAACCAATTGTGATCGACTAG
- the LOC126798996 gene encoding uncharacterized protein LOC126798996, with amino-acid sequence MILNSRSAMERNKGEAIRAMQLSEMKIQENDFAGARDMARTAHQLFPEDENISKLLALSEVYYSIFESGESCCETRDTGRDDFEQFVEKASSPSGTLTEDDDDSEEGDDDSDDDSDDDYDYDDEDEADDEDDDYDSNNEYDDQDDHDDGGDDDFVIAPKRLRERQLKSYTEKKEKNAVDNGATKSTVNRPKRLRHSQVLGVINRIHDTLKDHDSMSSMKSSSNPPSTSAAQFYDFNAQKSEEKIKAGQIWALYSHGNGMPKTYAQVKRINVRPNRRVQRTVPLGNFYLRMGLLEPFSETKNTVEPVCCGTFKVKRAPPTLFSVASLSHCIKPKLLGQNIFEIKPRRGEVWSLYKEHNPLLTYPNMGKGECLVVEVLEVEHQSTKIVVLEQVNEFKSVFKVPTVQSTETGIIGIPQDELGRFSHQISAFKHTKVSNSRLAGCWELDPLSVSGYEKDGLPKYLFNCDPTAVLNNPDYSCDLGDLEMDISSMNSDTHSLSGELLEDDAKLVMGSASMQAGVKQDTPFSERETSEKVESRDCHFSFFGKDLADSVKLEASHVLML; translated from the coding sequence ATGATTCTCAATTCTAGATCAGCAATGGAGAGGAACAAAGGGGAGGCAATCAGAGCAATGCAACTTTCCGAGATGAAGATTCAAGAGAATGATTTTGCAGGAGCAAGGGACATGGCACGGACAGCACACCAACTCTTCCCTGAGGATGAAAACATATCTAAATTACTTGCACTTTCTGAAGTCTACTATTCAATTTTTGAATCTGGTGAAAGCTGCTGCGAGACTAGAGATACAGGTAGAGATGATTTTGAGCAATTTGTTGAAAAGGCCAGTAGTCCTTCTGGAACTCTAACTGAAGACGACGACGATAGTGAGGAGGGTGATGATGATAGTGATGATGATAGTGATGATGATTATGattatgatgatgaagatgaggcCGATGACGAAGATGATGATTATGATAGCAATAATGAGTATGATGATCaagatgatcatgatgatggtggtgatgatgatTTTGTGATTGCTCCCAAAAGGTTAAGGGAGAGACAGTTGAAGAGTTATActgagaagaaggagaagaatgcAGTGGATAATGGGGCCACTAAAAGTACCGTGAATCGTCCAAAAAGGTTGAGGCACAGCCAAGTCCTCGGTGTTATTAACAGAATTCATGACACGTTAAAGGATCATGATTCAATGAGTTCCATGAAAAGCTCCTCCAACCCTCCGTCTACATCAGCTGCTCAGTTCTATGACTTTAATGCACAGAAGTCTGAGGAGAAGATTAAGGCTGGTCAAATATGGGCACTGTATAGTCATGGTAATGGAATGCCCAAGACTTATGCTCAAGTTAAGAGGATTAATGTCAGGCCAAACAGAAGAGTTCAAAGGACTGTGCCATTGGGAAACTTTTATTTGCGGATGGGATTGCTTGAACCTTTCTCGGAAACCAAGAACACGGTTGAGCCGGTTTGTTGTGGGACATTTAAAGTCAAACGAGCACCACCTACACTGTTCTCTGTCGCCTCATTATCTCACTgtataaaacctaaactttTGGGCCAgaatatatttgaaataaaacctaggAGAGGTGAAGTTTGGTCGCTATACAAGGAGCATAATCCACTGTTGACCTATCCTAATATGGGGAAGGGTGAATGTCTAGTGGTCGAAGTGCTGGAAGTTGAGCACCAGAGTACAAAGATTGTGGTGCTGGAACAGGTTAATGAATTTAAGTCGGTATTCAAGGTTCCAACAGTGCAGAGCACTGAAACTGGTATCATTGGTATACCTCAAGATGAGTTGGGTAGATTCTCTCACCAGATTTCTGCTTTTAAGCATACCAAGGTGAGTAACAGTCGACTTGCAGGGTGTTGGGAGCTTGATCCATTATCAGTTTCTGGTTATGAGAAAGATGGTCTTCcaaaatatcttttcaattgtgatCCAACTGCTGTGCTGAACAATCCTGACTACTCCTGTGACCTTGGTGATTTGGAAATGGATATATCAAGCATGAATTCTGACACTCACAGTTTGTCTGGTGAGTTGCTTGAAGATGACGCTAAACTTGTAATGGGTTCTGCGAGCATGCAAGCAGGTGTGAAACAAGACACTCCTTTTTCTGAAAGAGAGACTTCTGAGAAAGTTGAATCACGGGATTGTCACTTCTCTTTCTTTGGTAAAGATTTGGCGGATTCTGTTAAGCTAGAAGCAAGTCATGTGTTAATGTTGTAG
- the LOC126798052 gene encoding uncharacterized protein LOC126798052 isoform X1 produces the protein MDCNKEDAIKAMQRAETKMQDNDFTGARKMAQKAQQLFPGLENISQLLAVCEVHCSAENKLGGCEMDWYGILQVQRFSHVAIIKKQFKKLERLLHPDKNKFVGVEAAIKLIGEANAVLEDRGKQFIYDMKCRSLLRTGVLQSSSHQFNKNVLVSKHCDAARNVQNIPQLPYASINEHQKVQADTFCTCCPLCKTVYQGAKDSENRLQCCQRCRRLFVASDFGIQGRHPESPDNQFANHPQLHNRPNKVASNHGAGNSPVKEIQTETAGLSLDSNAGVAADVDEASNTAKKNSEHGVPIRKEGDEILKSGSVKSKDSGTSRNLNKTRRNIIESVGKFRTGPRARPDSEHVISEEAGVPSELNGGPHLCISSMKKNIYYIGNDDDDDFVNPPNWSGKSPLSSATEMKRKNAAVYGGCGSFKNDRSPDSAAAPDKRKKKARQELSFSLEDRLPSKKSKTGEPLPDNDKSNFKADVNPVANVDITSSPGAIVLPDTQFHKFALDEDNLPSLFKVNQIWALYDPADDMPRWYAFVKKVLTPGFKLEIRWLEANPDDQGDIDWCVKELPVACGKFKLGDKDELKDHLMFSHQMHYTKGRGSHSILLYPRKGETWAIYQNWDIGWSSEPEKHMPYKYEVVEVLTDFVEAVGIGVCYLGKVKGFVSLFQQTEQHGVVMFQVPPHELYRFSHQIPSFKMTGCEGHGVPPGSFELDPASLPSSFINASDLADLEMDNRSKKIETDGSSHAKVGSVTACTGMNQEKLFERETLMSRSSRESETEYVNCMKGKSVTDLYHGNFRQPKESAIPCQADKRNNTQKKHQKNDSDSATFSLRRSPRELSKNSTMSNGGMKCPDSGEDEKHVSFSQANTTSSQHNNRMQSTLKDHYSPSHIKTPVPPSTSPACRLSQPELYNFKGLKSREKFSLGQIWALYSDVNGMPNTYAQVKRIEVRPKFQVHMAVLEPCSAMKHLSGPVSCGTFKMKDCPPEVFPLSSFSHCLNTGDVSGRKVFEVKPNKGEVWALYENHNAELVYPNLEKGECEVVEVLEDDVRSTKVGVLVKVKGFKSIFKAPRIQRSKTGIIDVPMAEFHRFSHQIPAFQHTGESDSRVAGCWELDPSSIPGTVISLD, from the exons ATGGATTGCAACAAAGAGGATGCAATCAAGGCAATGCAACGTGCTGAAACAAAGATGCAGGATAATGATTTTACAGGAGCAAGGAAGATGGCACAGAAGGCTCAACAACTATTCCCGGGGCTTGAAAATATTTCTCAGCTACTTGCAGTGTGTGAAGTTCACTGTTCAGCGGAAAATAAGCTAGGTGGCTGTGAAATGGACTGGTATGGGATTCTGCAGGTTCAAAGATTTTCTCATGTGGCAATTATTAAGAAACAGTTCAAAAAACTCGAGCGGTTACTTCATCCTGATAAGAACAAGTTTGTTGGTGTGGAGGCTGCTATTAAGTTGATAGGGGAAGCGAATGCAGTGCTAGAAGACCGAGGAAAACAGTTCATATATGACATGAAGTGTAGATCCCTTTTGAGAACTGGTGTACTACAATCATCATCTCATCAGTTTAACAAAAATGTACTTGTCAGTAAACACTGTGATGCTGCAAGAAACGTTCAGAATATTCCTCAGTTACCGTATGCTAGCATCAATGAACATCAAAAGGTGCAGGCAGACACATTCTGCACATGTTGTCCCCTCTGTAAAACAGTGTATCAAGGTGCCAAAGACTCTGAAAACCGACTGCAATGTTGTCAAAGATGTCGAAGACTTTTCGTTGCCTCTGACTTCGGTATTCAAGGGAGGCATCCAGAATCTCCGGATAACCAGTTTGCGAATCATCCACAACTTCATAATCGACCTAATAAAGTAGCTTCCAATCATGGAGCTGGGAACTCACCTGTTAAAGAAATTCAAACTGAAACTGCAGGATTAAGTTTGGATTCAAATGCAGGGGTTGCTGCTGATGTTGATGAAGCTTCTAACACTGCAAAGAAGAATAGTGAGCATGGGGTTCCAATTAGGAAAGAGGGTGATGAAATATTAAAGTCAGGTTCAGTGAAGTCCAAGGATTCAGGAACTTCAAGGAACCTGAACAAAACAAGACGGAATATaattgaatctgttggaaaGTTCAGGACTGGACCTAGAGCTAGACCTGATTCTGAGCATGTTATTTCAGAAGAAGCCGGTGTTCCTTCTGAACTCAATGGAGGCCCTCACCTTTGCATATCTTCGATGAAAAAGAACATTTATTACATTGGTaatgacgatgatgatgattttgtGAACCCTCCAAATTGGTCAGGGAAGAGCCCACTGTCCAGTGCtactgaaatgaaaagaaagaatgcAGCAGTTTATGGTGGGTGTGGATCATTTAAAAATGATAGATCACCTGATTCTGCTGCTGCTCCTGATAAACGTAAGAAAAAGGCAAGACAAGAGTTAAGCTTCTCTCTTGAAGATAGGTTGCCTAGTAAAAAGAGTAAAACTGGGGAACCTCTGCCAGATAATGATAAAAGCAACTTCAAAGCTGATGTCAATCCTGTAGCTAATGTAGATATCACATCCTCTCCTGGGGCTATTGTACTTCCTGATACTCAATTCCATAAGTTTGCGCTTGATGAAGATAATTTACCAAGTCTTTTTAAAGTTAATCAAATATGGGCTCTTTATGATCCAGCAGATGACATGCCCAGATGGTATGCTTTTGTCAAGAAGGTCCTCACCCCTGGATTCAAGCTGGAAATCAG GTGGCTGGAGGCCAATCCAGATGACCAAGGTGATATTGATTGGTGTGTGAAGGAGTTGCCAGTTGCTTGTGGTAAATTCAAACTAGGGGACAAAGATGAACTTAAAGATCATCTTATGTTTTCTCATCAGATGCACTACACAAAAGGGAGAGGTAGCCATTCTATTCTGCTATATCCTAGGAAGGGAGAAACTTGGGCAATTTACCAGAATTGGGATATTGGATGGAGTTCTGAGCCGGAAAAGCACATGCCCTACAAATATGAAGTTGTTGAAGTCTTGACAGACTTTGTTGAAGCTGTTGGAATTGGAGTTTGTTATTTGGGAAAAGTGAAAGGATTTGTCAGCTTATTTCAGCAAACCGAGCAGCACGGGGTTGTCATGTTTCAAGTTCCACCTCATGAGCTATACAGATTTTCTCATCAGATTCCGTCTTTCAAAATGACTGGTTGTGAAGGACATGGTGTTCCCCCAGGATCCTTTGAGCTTGACCCAGCTTCTTTGCCCTCCAGTTTTATTAATGCAAGTGATCTAGCTGATTTGGAAATGGATAACAGAAGCAAGAAAATTGAAACTGATGGCTCTTCTCATGCAAAGGTTGGTTCTGTAACTGCATGCACAGGCATGAATCAGGAGAAGCTTTTTGAAAGAGAGACGTTGATGTCTAGATCTTCACGAGAGTCAGAGACTGAATATGTGAACTGTATGAAAGGGAAGTCTGTCACAGACCTATACCATGGAAACTTCAGACAACCCAAGGAAAGTGCTATTCCATGTCAAGCAGATAAGAGAAACAACACACAGAAGAAGCATCAGAAGAACGATTCAGATTCAGCAACTTTTAGTCTTAGAAGATCACCAAGGGAATTAAGCAAGAACAGTACCATGTCAAACGGAGGTATGAAGTGTCCAGATTCTGGCGAGGATGAAAAACATGTCAGTTTCTCGCAGGCAAACACTACCTCTAGCCAGCACAATAATAGGATGCAATCAACTCTGAAGGATCATTATTCTCCCAGTCACATTAAAACGCCTGTACCTCCATCTACATCCCCTGCCTGCAGATTGTCCCAGCCTGAATTATACAACTTCAAAGGGCTAAAATCTCGGGAGAAATTCAGTCTTGGTCAAATTTGGGCTCTGTATAGTGATGTGAATGGGATGCCTAATACTTACGCACAAGTTAAGAGGATTGAGGTTAGGCCGAAATTTCAAGTGCATATGGCAGTGCTGGAACCTTGCTCAGCAATGAAACATTTGTCTGGACCAGTTTCCTGTGGGACATTTAAAATGAAAGATTGTCCACCTGAGGTCTTCCCCCTCTCCTCATTTTCTCACTGCTTAAATACCGGAGATGTTTCTGGTAGGAAAGTGTTTGAAGTGAAACCAAACAAAGGTGAAGTCTGGGCATTATACGAGAACCACAATGCTGAACTGGTTTATCCCAACCTGGAAAAGGGAGAATGTGAAGTAGTGGAAGTGTTGGAAGATGATGTCAGAAGCACAAAGGTTGGGGTTCTGGTAAAGGTTAAAGGATTTAAATCAATATTCAAGGCTCCAAGAATTCAGAGGTCAAAAACTGGGATCATTGATGTACCAATGGCCGAATTTCATAGATTTTCTCACCAGATTCCTGCTTTCCAGCACACTGGGGAGAGTGACAGTCGAGTCGCAGGCTGTTGGGAGCTCGATCCATCATCAATACCTGGTACTGTTATTTCCTTAGATTGA